Part of the Marinobacterium rhizophilum genome is shown below.
CCGGGTGGCCGAGGCGGACGAGAGCCCGGTGGTGAAACAAAAAGCCCAGCTGGCGCTCAATGGCATTGACGAGCAGATTCGCTGGTACGGCATGGTGGAAACCCTCTATTTCGGCATCAGCCTGGGTTCGGTACTGGTGCTGGCCGGTATCGGTCTTGCCATTACCTTTGGTGTCATGGGCGTGATCAACATGGCCCACGGCGAACTCATCATGCTGGGTGCCTATACCACCTACGTGGTGCAGCAGTTGATGCCCAACCACCTGGGGGCCTCGATCCTGGTAGCGATCCCGGCGGCCTTCATGGTGTCGGCGCTGGTGGGTGTGGCCATCGAGCGCGGTGTGATCCGCTTTCTTTACGGGCGGCCGCTGGAAACCCTGCTGGCGACCTTCGGTATCAGCCTGATCCTGCAGCAGGCGGTGCGCTCGGTGTTCTCGCCGCTGAACCGCTCGGTTTCCACGCCCGAATGGATGAGCGGCATGGTGGAGATCAACCCGGTGCTGTCCCTGACCCTGAGCCGGCTCTATATCATCCTGTTCTGCCTGCTGGTGTTCGTGGCGCTGGTCATGGTGCTCAAGCGCACGCCGCTGGGGCTGCAGGTGCGGGCGGTGTCCCAGAACCGGGCCATGGCGCGGGCCATGGGTGTGCGCTCCAAATGGGTGGATGCCATGACCTTTGGCTTGGGCTCCGGTGTCGCCGGTGTCGCCGGTGTGGCGCTGTCGCAGCTGACCAACGTCGGCCCCAACCTCGGCCAAGCCTACATCATCGATTCCTTCATGGTGGTGGTATTTGGCGGTGTCGGCAACCTCTGGGGCACCCTGGTGGCGGGCCTGAGTCTGGGTGTTGCCAACAAGGTGCTGGAACCCTGGGCCGGCGCCGTGCTGGCGAAGATCCTGGTGCTGGTGTTCATCATTCTGTTTATTCAAAAACGGCCGCGCGGGCTCTTCCCGCAGCGTGGCCGTGCCGCGGAGGGCTGAGCGCGATGTTTATCATGAAAGCTCTCAAGGGGGATCGTGGCGGCCAGATTCTGCTGGGCGTACTGCTGGTGCTGGTTATCATTGTGCCGGCGCTTAACCTGATGTTGCCCTCGGGCCATGCACTGCATATTCCCACCTACACCGTGACGCTGATGGGCAAGTACCTGACGCTGGCGTTGCTGGCGGTGGCGGTGGACCTGGTGTGGGGTTATCTGGGGATTCTGACTTTGGGTCATGCGGCGTTTTTCGCCCTGGGCGGTTACGCCATGGGCATGTACCTGATGCGCCAGATCGGTGATCGCGGCGTCTACGGCAATCCTGATCTGCCGGACTTCATGGTGTTCCTGAACTGGGATGCGCTGCCCTGGTTCTGGCACGGCTTCGATCAGTTCTGGTTTGCCGCCCTGATGATTCTGCTGGTGCCGGGCCTGCTGGCCTTCGTGTTTGGTGCCCTGGCATTCCGCTCTCGGGTGTCGGGGGTCTACCTGTCGATCATCACCCAGGCGCTAACCTATGCGCTGATGCTGGCCTTTTTCCGCAACGAAATGGGCTTTGGCGGCAACAATGGCCTGACTGATTTCAAGGAACTGCTGGGCTTTGACCTGCAGTCGGATCACACCCGTATCGGGCTCTTTGTGGCGTCCGCTGTCGCGCTGATGCTGGGGTACCTGCTGTGCCGCGTGCTGATGGCCGGTCGCCTTGGGCGGGTTTGCGTGGCGGTGCGCGATGCAGAATCGCGCGCCCGCTTTATCGGCTACCGGGTTGAGAACGTCAAGCTGGGTGTCTTCACCCTGTCGGCCATGCTGGCCGGTGTGGCCGGTGCCCTCTATGTGCCGCAGGTGGGTATCATCAACCCGGGCG
Proteins encoded:
- the urtC gene encoding urea ABC transporter permease subunit UrtC, which encodes MFIMKALKGDRGGQILLGVLLVLVIIVPALNLMLPSGHALHIPTYTVTLMGKYLTLALLAVAVDLVWGYLGILTLGHAAFFALGGYAMGMYLMRQIGDRGVYGNPDLPDFMVFLNWDALPWFWHGFDQFWFAALMILLVPGLLAFVFGALAFRSRVSGVYLSIITQALTYALMLAFFRNEMGFGGNNGLTDFKELLGFDLQSDHTRIGLFVASAVALMLGYLLCRVLMAGRLGRVCVAVRDAESRARFIGYRVENVKLGVFTLSAMLAGVAGALYVPQVGIINPGEFSPLNSIEVVVWVAVGGRATLYGAVVGALVINYAKTYFTAELPEIWLFALGGLFVLVTLLLPRGITGLLRRKEASA
- the urtB gene encoding urea ABC transporter permease subunit UrtB; protein product: MLVAFLLTFALDAKSAEKDATLAQASALLVKKFDDKARAVALLVESAHPRTEEILRLIQDGELYYRKDDDRLFNIKVAETGAQAVNLLDASAVTIEKTRDFKKVTLNNLMRGQISLALAEIGLKSEDPARREAAVRTLLGELSDDSVAVLRKRIGAEPVSAVRDLIQVALALNDLKNGDEAARLQAVERVEGSLEPPVRTALTRVAEADESPVVKQKAQLALNGIDEQIRWYGMVETLYFGISLGSVLVLAGIGLAITFGVMGVINMAHGELIMLGAYTTYVVQQLMPNHLGASILVAIPAAFMVSALVGVAIERGVIRFLYGRPLETLLATFGISLILQQAVRSVFSPLNRSVSTPEWMSGMVEINPVLSLTLSRLYIILFCLLVFVALVMVLKRTPLGLQVRAVSQNRAMARAMGVRSKWVDAMTFGLGSGVAGVAGVALSQLTNVGPNLGQAYIIDSFMVVVFGGVGNLWGTLVAGLSLGVANKVLEPWAGAVLAKILVLVFIILFIQKRPRGLFPQRGRAAEG